In Isosphaera pallida ATCC 43644, the sequence GGCGGTGCTGCTGCCCAACTCGTTGCGATCCGCGTTGCTGGCCTGGCTGAGCGGTGCGCGTCGGCGGATTGGTTACAATCGGGGGGGACGCCAGGTGGTTCCCTGGCTGCTGACGGATCGGCTCGATCCTCCCCGTGATCCAGCGACCCAGCGTTTCACCCCCACTCCGATCGTGGGTTACTATCTCAGACTGGCCGAGGCGCTGGGTTGCCCACGCGGTTCGACTCGGTTGAGCTTGATGGTCGAAGCCCACGACCAAGCAGCGCTGGAGCGGGTGCTATCCCGTTTGAACCTGGGCGGTTCGGAGCGTCAGCTTGTCGTGTTCAACACCGGCGGGGCGTTTGGTCCAGCCAAGAGTTGGCCTTCGGCGCGGTTCGCTGCGTTGGGTCGTCGTCTGGTCGAGACCAACGATGGCCGTTGCGACGTGTTGGTGATGTGCGGACCCGCGGAACGGGAAGAGGCCCAGGCGATTGTCCGGCAGGCCGCCCACCCCAGGGTTCGCTCCTTGGACGAGGGAGGCGAACCGCTCGGCATCGGTCTGAGCAAGGCCTGCGTGCGACGGGCCGATTTGCTTGTCACCACCGACTCGGGGCCGCGTCACTTCGCAGCGGCGCTGAATCGTCCAGTGTTGACCTTGTTCGGACCGACCGGAATCACCTGGACTGTCACTCAACACCCCTTGGCCTGGCACCTCTATCAGCCTCAACCCTGCCAGCCTTGCCAACAAAGGGTCTGTCCTCTCGGTCATCACCGTTGCATGACGGAACTCTCCGTCGATGCGGTCTACCGCGTCTGTCAGCGCGTTTTGGGCTGGCGCGAGCCTCCCACGACTGGGCAGCCGCGTGGACGGGATCGCCCATTCCTCCCCATCCTCTCAAGGGAGTCCCCGACGACGTTGGAGAGGACAACTTCAATACAAACCGCCGTGTTCAGTGGCGGCGTCCACCTTGCGGATCGCAATGCGGAAGGCCGCCCGCCGCAATGAGATACGATGCGCCTGCGCCTCAGCGTAAACCTCTTTGAACGCCTTGACGGTCTGTCGTTCCTGTTCGTGTCGAATTCGCTCCAATGGCCAGTGGAAATGCTGGATGTTCTGGACCCATTCGTAATAGCTCACCAGAACTCCACCGGCGTTGGCCAGAATATCCGGCAGGGTGACAATCCCGCGCTGATCGAGAATGGTGTCGGCGTCCGGTTCGGTGGGTCCGTTGGCTCCTTCCAGCACAATCGACGCCTGAATACGTTCGGCGACCTCGGGCGTGATGACCCCACCCAAAGCACACGGAGCCAGAACGTCACATGGGAGGGTTAAGACATCTTGGGGATCGATCGCTTGCGCGCCGGGAAAACCCGCGACGCTGCGGCCGGGAGATTGAGCCACGTAACGATCGAGTGCCGCCAGATCAATCCCGTCTGGGTTGGCGATCGCGCCACGGGCGTCGGCAATCGCCACGATTTTGGCCCCTGCCTCGGCGACGAATTTCGCCAGATGGGAACCAACATTGCCATAGCCCTGGATGACGAAGCTCACCCCGTCCAGCTCGCGGTTTTGGGTGCGTAATAGTTCGCGGACATTCAGATAGAGACCGAATCCGGTCGCCTCGCGCCGTCCCTCTGAGCCGTGGAAATCGACGGGTTTGCCTGTCACCACCGCTGGCTGGAACCCGTGGAACTTGCTGTACTCGGTCATGATCCAGGCCATTTCCCGCGCGCTTGACCCCATGTCAGGGGCGGGGATGTCCGTATTGGGACCAATGACTTCGTGAATTTTTTGGATGAAGACACGAACAATTTTTTCAAGTTCGCGCACGGAAAGCCGAGTCGGGTCGCAATTGATTCCGCCCTTAGCACCGCCGTAGGGAACGCCGATGACGGCGGTTTTCCAAGTCATGAGTGCGGCCAGGGCGTTGGCCTCGCCGAGATCGACTTGGGGATGGAACCGAAGTCCCCCCTTGAACGGTCCCCGCGCCTCGTTGTGTTGAACCCGGTAACCCACGAAGTTACCGATGGTTCCATCGTCCATCGGCACCACAATTTCAACTTGAATTTGACGCGACGGGTTTTCCAGCATGGCTCGACGATCCGCAGTCAGACCCAGCGAGTCGGCGGCTCGGCGGAAGTGAAGAGAGGCCGATTCAATCGCATTCATTGTATGGAGATCCAATGATTGATCAAAGTAAATTAACCCTTTTGAATGACCATGTGGCCAACCGCAGGGCGGAGCAACGTGGGAGCCGCGGGGGGCGGTCAGGGCGTCTGGGATGCGCAGGAAGGATCGGTCGCCGGCTGGGTTGTCAGCCAACCGGCGGCGCGAAGCATCCTGGTTTCCTCCTGACGCATGCGCTGGGCGTCGAACTCGTTGGCGTCATCGTGGCCGAGCAAATGCAACAGGCCATGAACCAGGTAGCGACCCACTTCGTCCCAGGCGGTCGCGTGATGTTCGGCGGCCTGACGCGCCGCGGTCTCGGTTGAAATGAAGAGTTCCGCTTCGATAGGTTGTGAACGGGGCGCGTCGGGTTCGGCCTGCGCGATGACCGAGGTGATGACATCGGTAGGCCAGTCGTGCTGGAGCAAACGACGATTGAGCGCTTGGCTTTGTCGGTCGTCCACAAGATAAATCGTCACCAGGGCGTGAGGAACGGCTTGGGATTGGAGAGTGATCTGGGCCAGGTGAACCAGACGATCCACTGGAAGAGTCAGCACTGTTTGACGATCGACCACGACCACGGTGATTCCGGCGCATTCCGCCGGGGAACGCCAAGGACTGTGGGGGGCTTCGTCCTTGGGTTCGAGAGGGTCAGGAGGGGCAGATGCGGTCATCATGGTTAGGGCCAAGACGCCTACTCACGATTTTAGATGTTTGCGACGATCAGCTGGTTGGGTCAAAGGCTCGGGTCAAGCCGATTTCTGGTCGGGGTATTTGACGCGACCATGATAAATCGCGGTGAGGCTTTTGACGATACTCTCACGAATTTCGGCGAGTTCTCGCAGAGTCAAGCCGCATTGGTCAAACTGGCCATCGCGCAACCGTTTCTCGATAATGTCGGCAACCAAACCCTCCAGACGCCCGGGAGTCGGTTCGGAGAGGGTGCGGCTGGCTGACTCGCAAGCGTCCGCGATCATCAGAATGGCCGTTTCGCGATGTCGCGGCTTGGGACCAGGGTAGCGGAACGCGCTTTCGGAAATTTGGGTGTGGCCGTCGTTGTCCCGTTCCTTTTCGAGCTTTTGGGCTTGACGGTAAAAATATTCAACCAATGTGGTGCCGTGATGCTGTTCGATGAAGTCGATGATCTTCTGCGGGAGGCCGTTGGACCTAGCCAGCTCGACTCCATCCTTGACATGACCGATGATGACCAGAGTGGACATGGCCGGGGCGAGGTTGGCGTGACGATTGCGGCCGTTGGATTGGTTCTCCACGAAGTAGTCGGGCTTGAACATCTTTCCGATATCGTGGAAGTAAGCGCCGACCCGAACAAGTAGAGCGTCGGCTCCGATCCTTTTGGCAGCGGCTTCGGCGATGGTGGCCACAGTCATGGAGTGGTTGTGGGTGCCAGGCGCGCGACGGACCAGTTCCTGAAGCAAAGGGTGGGTTTGATCCCCGAGTTCCAGCAAGGAGACCCCAGTGACTAGACCGCCAGCGCGTTCGATGAGTGGCAGCGTGCCGCCCAAAAACAGACCGGCCAGGACTGACCAGATGAACCTCCAAAAGCATTCGCTGGCGATGACCTCAACCGCCTGATTGTTGGCCAGTCCGACCGCCAAGCTGAGCAGGGCGAAGCCAGTTCCGGTGGCCAGACCGACGGTCAACACTTTGGTGCGGGTCCGCACGTCGTCTAGGGTGAGGATGCCGGCGGAAAGGCCGCCCATGATCACCAGAAAGTCATCGAACCCACCGCCTCGGATGAGGGTGGTGAGAACCGCCAGTCCAAAACCGAGCGTCAGGGCCAACGAGGGTTTGAAGGCCACCGACATGACCATCGCCGCAAAGGCGATTACCCCAAGGTCGGCATCGTGTGGTTCCCAGGACAGCAACCGCGCGATGAACAATGCGCTGACCGTCACCAGGCAGATGCCGGCGACTGCCCAGGGATCGCGGGCCACGTCCCCATGGCGCAACTGCAAATGGACCGCCATCATGCCAAAGACCATCGCCACCAGGATGCCGATGGAAATCAACCGGCTCACCACGCTAGCGGTGGGCGACTCGCGCTGGGCGACCTCGCGTTCCAGGCGAAGCAATTCCAGGTGGTCCAGCGTAACGGTTTGTCCGCCCGGAATCAGGACCGAACCGCGGGGTAGGATCACCCGAGCCGGTTCCGCTTTAGGGTCGTTCTTGGCCAGTTCGCGGGCCGCGGTGGTTCGTTCAGGATCGAACTTCAAACTAGGTGCGGTGGCAAATTTGGAGGCGATCAGGTTGAACAACGCGGTTTCGGATGCGGCGTCCAGGTTGGGCAGCACCCGCGCTAACGCTTCTTGGAACTCGACATGCACCTTGCCGTTGAGCCGGGCCATACTCTCGGGGGTGACCAAATCGCGTTCCACTTCCTTGTAACCAAGACGGGTGGGCGAGGATACCAACGGATCGGGTACCGTCCCCGTGGCCTTTGGGTCGGCGAAGGTGGCGTTGGCGTTGGACCCCGAACCTGCGGTGACAGGGTGAGTGACGACGAGAAGACGATCGTATCGTTGCTCGCCGGCCGGCAGGGCGTCGGGTCCAAGAATCCCCCGCTTGAGAATCGGTTCAAAGAATCGATCGACCAGGTTTCGGAGTTGAGCAAGATCGTCGGGATTGGTCGTGAGACGTTTGATCGTTGCGAACGTGGAGGGATCGAGCGCTTTCCAAGCTTCGAGAGTTTCTTTGTTCAAATCGCCGTAGCTGGGGGTTTCGGCTAAGGTGTCGAAAAGGCTTTTGAGGGTGTTGGTCAACTGAACAATTGGAGTGGGTTGATTGACCATGTACGGCGGCACCGCTTCGTAGCGTTGCTGGGCCGCGGCGTTGGTGCGTACCGGATCGATTCGCTCCAGGCGTTCGACCTTGACGACAACGTCACGGGATGGACGATCCCCAAGACGATATTCCAATGGGGGACCGTCGCCCAAAATCAACAGACAAGTGGCGAGGTAGGCGGTGGCCACCGTCGCCAGGATGATCCCGCGGCGCTGTTGTCGCGCCAGGCGTTCCCGGTCGCGGGGATCCCAAGGGATCGGCCGGAGATGACCGCGCTGAAGCTTCCCGACTCGCAGGCTGGAACGCGCCGAACTCATGGCGATTCAAGGGGTGGAGGAGCGGAACGCGCCCGGTCCAACTCCGTCGCATTGCGGGGTGGGAGGGGCAGGGAAGAGAGCAGATCGGTTGCGGAGGGCGATTGGGTGTCCAGGGGTTGGGGTTGGTCAGGGTCGTAGGCGTGGACGATCGCCTGGACGAGAGGATGCCGCACGATGTCGCTCTTCTCCAAGGTCACGACGCCGATCCGAGGCACGTCGGCCAGGCGGCGGACCGCGTCGGCCAAACCACTCGCTACCGTAGGCGGCAGATCGACCTGGGTGGGATCGCCAGTGACCACGATCCGCGCGTTCATCCCCATTCGGGTTAGGAACATCTTCATCTGCGGGATCGTGGTGTTTTGCCCCTCGTCCAGGATAATCACCGCGTCGTTGAGGGTGCGACCCCGCATGTAAGCCAGGGGTGCGATTTCAATGAGATCGTTGGCCATGTACCGGCGGATTTGACCGAAATCCATCAGATCGTGGAGCGCGTCTAGCAGCGGACGAAGATAGGGATGGATTTTATCTTCAAGCGCGCCGGGGAGGAAACCCAAATGCTCGCCGGCCTCGACGGCGGGACGGACCAAAACCAGCTTCTTGATCTTGCCCGCCTTAAGCATGGCCACAGCAACAGCCACCGCCAGATAGGTTTTCCCGCTGCCGGCCGGCCCAACACAAAACACCAGGTCTTTCTCGATTAACTCACGTAAATAACGACTTTGCCCCGCGGAGCGGGCTTGGATCAATTTGCTGCCGATCCGAAGTTCGGGCACGCGTGGTTGCAAGGCGGGGGAATCGCTTTGAGGTCGGACCACAGTGGCGTCAACCGTTCGGGAAT encodes:
- the ybeY gene encoding rRNA maturation RNase YbeY — translated: MMTASAPPDPLEPKDEAPHSPWRSPAECAGITVVVVDRQTVLTLPVDRLVHLAQITLQSQAVPHALVTIYLVDDRQSQALNRRLLQHDWPTDVITSVIAQAEPDAPRSQPIEAELFISTETAARQAAEHHATAWDEVGRYLVHGLLHLLGHDDANEFDAQRMRQEETRMLRAAGWLTTQPATDPSCASQTP
- a CDS encoding Glu/Leu/Phe/Val family dehydrogenase; protein product: MNAIESASLHFRRAADSLGLTADRRAMLENPSRQIQVEIVVPMDDGTIGNFVGYRVQHNEARGPFKGGLRFHPQVDLGEANALAALMTWKTAVIGVPYGGAKGGINCDPTRLSVRELEKIVRVFIQKIHEVIGPNTDIPAPDMGSSAREMAWIMTEYSKFHGFQPAVVTGKPVDFHGSEGRREATGFGLYLNVRELLRTQNRELDGVSFVIQGYGNVGSHLAKFVAEAGAKIVAIADARGAIANPDGIDLAALDRYVAQSPGRSVAGFPGAQAIDPQDVLTLPCDVLAPCALGGVITPEVAERIQASIVLEGANGPTEPDADTILDQRGIVTLPDILANAGGVLVSYYEWVQNIQHFHWPLERIRHEQERQTVKAFKEVYAEAQAHRISLRRAAFRIAIRKVDAATEHGGLY
- a CDS encoding HD family phosphohydrolase translates to MSSARSSLRVGKLQRGHLRPIPWDPRDRERLARQQRRGIILATVATAYLATCLLILGDGPPLEYRLGDRPSRDVVVKVERLERIDPVRTNAAAQQRYEAVPPYMVNQPTPIVQLTNTLKSLFDTLAETPSYGDLNKETLEAWKALDPSTFATIKRLTTNPDDLAQLRNLVDRFFEPILKRGILGPDALPAGEQRYDRLLVVTHPVTAGSGSNANATFADPKATGTVPDPLVSSPTRLGYKEVERDLVTPESMARLNGKVHVEFQEALARVLPNLDAASETALFNLIASKFATAPSLKFDPERTTAARELAKNDPKAEPARVILPRGSVLIPGGQTVTLDHLELLRLEREVAQRESPTASVVSRLISIGILVAMVFGMMAVHLQLRHGDVARDPWAVAGICLVTVSALFIARLLSWEPHDADLGVIAFAAMVMSVAFKPSLALTLGFGLAVLTTLIRGGGFDDFLVIMGGLSAGILTLDDVRTRTKVLTVGLATGTGFALLSLAVGLANNQAVEVIASECFWRFIWSVLAGLFLGGTLPLIERAGGLVTGVSLLELGDQTHPLLQELVRRAPGTHNHSMTVATIAEAAAKRIGADALLVRVGAYFHDIGKMFKPDYFVENQSNGRNRHANLAPAMSTLVIIGHVKDGVELARSNGLPQKIIDFIEQHHGTTLVEYFYRQAQKLEKERDNDGHTQISESAFRYPGPKPRHRETAILMIADACESASRTLSEPTPGRLEGLVADIIEKRLRDGQFDQCGLTLRELAEIRESIVKSLTAIYHGRVKYPDQKSA
- a CDS encoding PhoH family protein, yielding MDVIISLESHDEELAVLGSRDQHLRQVRDAFGVKILARHGDLKVSGDQDSVNRALKVFEGLRSTYRRQLPISAGLVAELIDHASPSPLDCLTPSPTSLGFDPLDSRTVDATVVRPQSDSPALQPRVPELRIGSKLIQARSAGQSRYLRELIEKDLVFCVGPAGSGKTYLAVAVAVAMLKAGKIKKLVLVRPAVEAGEHLGFLPGALEDKIHPYLRPLLDALHDLMDFGQIRRYMANDLIEIAPLAYMRGRTLNDAVIILDEGQNTTIPQMKMFLTRMGMNARIVVTGDPTQVDLPPTVASGLADAVRRLADVPRIGVVTLEKSDIVRHPLVQAIVHAYDPDQPQPLDTQSPSATDLLSSLPLPPRNATELDRARSAPPPLESP
- the waaF gene encoding lipopolysaccharide heptosyltransferase II, producing the protein MSPDSLAALNLTTSRSSPRRVLIFCPNLVGDAVMATPTLRALRQGWPEARLFGVAKPVVAATLKGLHELDEWFVFNPQAGFRATLGLIRSLRAQQFDLAVLLPNSLRSALLAWLSGARRRIGYNRGGRQVVPWLLTDRLDPPRDPATQRFTPTPIVGYYLRLAEALGCPRGSTRLSLMVEAHDQAALERVLSRLNLGGSERQLVVFNTGGAFGPAKSWPSARFAALGRRLVETNDGRCDVLVMCGPAEREEAQAIVRQAAHPRVRSLDEGGEPLGIGLSKACVRRADLLVTTDSGPRHFAAALNRPVLTLFGPTGITWTVTQHPLAWHLYQPQPCQPCQQRVCPLGHHRCMTELSVDAVYRVCQRVLGWREPPTTGQPRGRDRPFLPILSRESPTTLERTTSIQTAVFSGGVHLADRNAEGRPPQ